A region of the Columba livia isolate bColLiv1 breed racing homer chromosome 15, bColLiv1.pat.W.v2, whole genome shotgun sequence genome:
ttttaaactaaaggaggggagattcaggctagacatgaggaagaaattttttacaatgagggtggtgaaaccctggcccaggttgcccagagaggtggtggatgccccatccctggagacatcccaggccaggctggatgggactctgagcaacctgatccaggtgaagatgtccctgctcatggcaggggttggactagatgagctttgaaggtctcttccaaaccaaattgttctatgattctgtgaaaggtcAGCACAGTGgtccagccagccctgggctaGCAGATGGGCTCGCCAGTGCCCCCACACAGGAGGACACTGCGCTGGttgtgctctgccagccctgctgaATCAATCCAGAGATGCCAGAGCTCCAGATACAATATGAACCTTTGTGTCTGTCAGTGGAGGTGTTACTCCAGGAAAGCTGCTGTGGAGTTGGGGGAACGGGCTGGGTGAGAGTGCTGGAGTGGCTGCCAATTTGCCATTGCAGTCTGGATCGTCTCTTGGCACtctgctgagctggggctggcGATGGGGATGTGAGGACAGACAGAAAGTACAGATGTAATGTGTGTGTTTGGGCTGCTCCGTGACTGGTTTCTGGGCTGGGACAGGGCTCTCTGTGGGCCAGGACTGGATCTGAGGTATTCCATCCCATGCCACGTGTCACCCTTCAGCTGCTCTTTCTGTAGAAATCTGAATCAACTGGGCAAAAATGGAGAGGTCCCAGGACTGTCACTTTGTGTCCCAGCCTTGGCAGAGAGTCCCTGAACACCTCTCTGTCCTGCTATTCTGGCGTCAGAGTGGCACCTCAGCCCCCAAGAGCGGGGAGCacatctctgctctgctcttacCAAGCAGATCCTTCCCCAGAGCCCTAAGTCAGAGCCTTGGGAGTCTGTCTGGGTGAAGGTGTCTGTTGCACCCAGGTGCTGGAGCAATTCAGGTTTCCCAGTGAATGGAGAGGCTGGTCACCGTTTCACCATCACAGCTGCAGCACACTGAGAGTATGCATGCAACATCTCTGCAATAGATGTGCTGCTGCACGACTTGTTGTCATCTGTCTGGGTAGATGAGTTGTTTCTGCACTGAACAATACAGATCACAATTTATTGCACATTAATTTATCCACTTCAGCTTCCAGCTGATGGGGTTTTCTGACACCTTTCCCTGCTGGTCTAAAGAGCCCTTTGGTGTGTGGCACCTCCTTTTCGGTAGCACCTGCATATGGTGGCAGTGGCTGAGAGCTGGTCAGGGGTGAGGACCACGCATGTTCCCATCCTCACTCTCCTTTCCGCAGACCATGCCCGTCAGATCACCAAGTCCATGATGAGGAAGACGGTGCTGGACCGCCTGATATCTCACCGGGAGGAAGACATTCAGCACTTCATCAGCTTCACCTCAAAAGAGTCCATCCAGAAGTCACTTCGCATGTACATGGAGATGCTGAGGAAGAAGAGTGGCTGAGGAGCCAGCCCTCCAGGGCCTGGTCCAAGGAGCTCAAGTGACCCTCCAAAACGCTGCAGCAGCTGTATGCTTTCACAGTGAAGCTGTCTGCAGTGTCAGCAATTGGTGATGTGCTGCCTTCTCCTGTGGCCACCTCAAGCGCCCCTTCCCCTTAGTCCCCACAGAGTGCCTGACAccactgctgccttcctgggagCGGGGAGAGCTGCCTGCTCGCTGCCCGAGGAATGGACAGGGAGAGCATCTTGATGCTGCTGCGGCCTAAGCCCTCCGGTCCTTGGATATCCTCCCTCCTGTCCAACAGCTAATTGTGAAATGAGATTTCTCAATAAATTCTTGATTATGTAAGACGTGGATGTGTCATTCCTCAGCATGGCTGTGGTCACTGCTTCCTGGCTGGTGGCCTGTCCCTGGGCTTCAGGTCCTGGTGGGCTGGGGGGGCCTGGGCATGGCTGGTGGCCAGCTGTGACCCTTCTTGGAGCAGACCGGACGCTGGGCTGGTGGATGGGGCTGCCTGGAGCACTTCACGGGGCTTGGTGGTAGAGGCTGGAGCTGGATCATGGTctgtggctgcaggaggagctcAAGCTGTCAGCTTCACCTCAACTGGGTAGTGGTCGCTGACTGCCAGGGCCTGGGGGAGGGCAAGAGGTGGGGAGGTGTAATGCAGGGGTTCGGTGAGCCCCAAGCCCCTTGTCATGCTGGCAGGACGGCTGTGATTGCCCTGCCAGACCCTTCTGCCTGTGGGGGGAGATGCCGTTTCCCCAACCCCAAGACACTCAACACACAAGGCTCCAGTTTTGTCACCTCCCATGGAGAGATgcccaggtgtggcctccctgCATCTCACTCAGGAGTTCTGTGCCAGCTATGGGTGGCTGAAGATAGGCTATGATTGCCCCAATGACCTGGAGTCCTGCCCACGCCTGCCAATGAAAGGCCACAAATATCCCCATGCGTCTTATCCCTTCCCCACAGGGACAGGCAATGACTCCAAATCCCCCCTCCTGTTTCCACCTGTGGGTCCCTTGTCACCCTGAGCTCCCCATTAGCCGTCTTctggctgctgtgtccctggaGGGGAACGAGCCTcacacagggctgtgctggcatcCCACCTGGCCTGGGGCACACATGCTGTGGCCAGAGCCTACtcagggtgctgctggagctgcttcGACTCTGCATTTGGGCTTTTTAAATGCATCAACTATATGGCCACTGCCTAAACCCGAACAGATGCTGGCAGCCCCGCAGCTGGCATTGCCCAGAGCAGCTTGGCTTAGGCACCTGTTTGAACCCCAGGTTTGCGATCCAAGctcacctcctcctgctccagctggagagcaCGCTGGAAATTGTAGACAGCAGCTGAATTCGGCACGATGCTTCTCTTCAGCTTGGCACCGCATACCACGATCCTGCCAGGGAGACACGGGGGGTGGGTActgctcctgcctctgtgtttGGCTGCTGATGGTGCAGGACGGGCAGGGgaccccagggtgctggggaggggactGTGGTGGCACTCACCTGTCGTAGGCACAGTCTGACCTCCCCACGGTGGTGTCAGTGCCATCGGGGAGCAGCCACTTGAAGACATCGCTGGTGCGCAGGCGGACTTTTGACCAGTCACTGGGCTGGACGTAGGAGCAGTCGGCATTGAAGTCCCCCAGGAACATGATGTTCTGTGGTGGGAAGATGGGGGGGCTTGTGCTTGTggtggctggggaaggggctgccccCGACACCAGCCCTCCCATGGGGCCAGGGTATCCCCGTGGCAGGGGacggggcaggagcagggtccccatcccagcaccctTGCACTAGCTGTGCTCGCCTCAGAGCGGGGACCTGACATGGGTCAAACAGTCCCCAAAGCTCAGCGCCCACCCCTGATACCACCCCCAGAACAGGCAGCACTCACATCAGTCCCCCACTTGCTGACAATGGCCAAGTAGACATCGTAGAGTGCATCGATCTCGGTGACAGCATCACGTGGGGCTGAATGCAGCGGCACCAGCACAAACTCCTCCACCTCTGCCAGGGGAGAGGGATgtcagccccacagccaccccatGCCACTGCCCGAGGCCACTTGTCCCCCTGCTTACTGGTGCTGGGCACTGAGACCCTTAAGATGAACGGCTCCCGGCTGAAGACATCCTGGGGGTCCTCGTATTGATAGGTGTCCACCACGGACACGACGTCTGTCCTGTGTGATCAAAGGGATGGTGACCCTGGGGCTCAGCATGGCCCCTGTGTTCCCTCCACGGTGTCGGTGGACTCGTAGTGCCCCATTACCTGTAGATGAAGAGGTACCTCTCCTTGTAGTTCTCCCGTCCCAGGGGGCCGCTGATCTCATAGTCATACGGGGATGTGGACACACTGTGGAGACGCAAAGGCAGGACAGTGACATGGCTGGTACCATCCTAGGGTGGCCTCAGCATGGCCAAGGGCTGGATGGCCGTGGGGTTGGCACCAGCTGGTCCTGCTCTGCTGTCCCCATAGACCACCATGCCCTGGCCATGTGGTGACATGGGGTGCAGTGGCTCTGAGCCACCCTGCTGTACCTGCCACCTGAGGATGGCTTCTTGAGCACGGTCAGCCACAAGCAGGACACAGGGTGGCTCCTGCCACCCCTTTCTCTGTAGGGACGCTCCCCACCTTCATTTGCAGCAAAGCTAAATTAGGTTAATGAGCAGCCTGGGGCTTCGTGGAGCCTGGCGTCATCCTCCCTGCTGTGGCTGCTTTGAGGTGGTGCTGGAGGGGACACCAAAGGGGCGTCCCTGCTCAAGGAGCACTCACCGCCTTTCAATAAAGCAGAGGTAACCTTCACCTGGCCCTGACCTGTGTCCTCACACAAAACAAGGTCAGCATCCAGCCAGCAGAGGGGCTGCCACCCCACGGTGGCCAGTTCTAGCCCACCACAGCAGCCCCTTTTCCTCCGGGGGTGCCTGAGCTGCTCAGAGCATCATCTGCTGCTGGGTCTATCCTGGGGTCCCTTGGTCACTCACAGGGTCTTGGAGTGCTGGAGCCTGCCCTCTTCATCCCCCATCTCGCTTCTGCCTTGTCCTGTTGGATTCTGGAGATGGAGGTGTCAGGACTGTGGTTCCTTTTTATCCCATGTGCTCTGGTGGGGTTGCAGCTTTCAGACAGGTTTTGTGCTGCCCATAtcccctttcctctccccagaTTATTCCTGGTGGCTTTGTCAGTGCCTGCTCAAACCTTCAGCCCCAGCACTTTTCTCCCATTCCGCTTTCCAAAAACAAACCCTCTGCCAATGGACGACTTTTATTGGCCTTttactgctccagcagctcagTCCTGGCTCTGCTCGTACCTGTTGAGCTGCTCCATGAGCTGGGTGACGGCGCTGAGGTCAGCATCACGCACCTCCTGCACCAGCACCATGTCATAGCGGTGCAGGATCTGCGGGGGTAAGAAGGACAGTGATGGTGAGAGGGAGcctggggctggcacagggccACCGTCACCCACCTGTCTCCCAGGTGGGCACCCTGACATGGGCTGGATGCAGCACCGCAGGGACCCACATGTCCCTGGGTGCCAGGGCAGGTGTCCCCATGGAGGGCTCACAGGGACAGCAGGGTAAGCCTGATGTCCCACCTTGGTACCCACCAAGCCTTCACCCACCCATGACATCCCCAGCACTGGGATGCCATCCCATCCATGGCCATATGTCCCTGGCACAGGAGCCACATTTTGGGTCTGCCCCAGCACACAACCCGTCCCCATGTGGCACCAGCTGCACTCACGCTGATAATGATGCCTGCCACTCCCTCGTTGGACATCTTGGTGTCACCGAATGCCTGGATGTTGAAGGCACCGACACGCAGTGCGGCGGTGGCCAGGCATGGGAGAGCCACAGTCAGCAGGCACAGTGCCAGCACCATGGTCCCCATCCTGCCGGGAGCGATGCTGAGCCACAGGGATGCAGCGATGGGAGCCAAACTTAGAAAACTGCTTTGGATTTGGGGATAGAGCAAAAAACCCTATGTAGTTCCTTCCTAAGCCCTGGTGTGCAGCAGTGTGTCACAAGCACTGCCCAGAGTAGCCTGTGGAGTTGGCACAGACTGCCCGCCGGCTCGCCAGTCCCAGGGGAAGCTCAACCCCATCGCGCCGCGGTGAAGctacccagcagctcccaggatCGCCCAGCACTGCTCCTTGCTGGGACATCTTCATCACCTACCAGCCCcagccaccaccaccagcactcCAGGCTCCATGTCCTTAAACCCACCACTGCTGGGGTAAGGGAGTAACTCCTTGTCTCAGCTCGTCCCAGctcatcccagtccctcccggTTCGCAGCTGAAGGTGCAGAGCCCAGACCCGTCCTTACCTTGCCAAGCACGCAGCACCTCTGCCTTCCCAGCAGCAGGGCGAGTGGCTTTATTCCCGGTGGAGGTGCCGGCAAAGCAGGATGAGTCGGACACCCCCGTGGGGGTTTGGCACAGCTCTGGGCTCCCTTCCTACATTGGGAAACCACAACCCCACAGGGCGACAGGGTGGGGCCAGCACAGGCACCCCATTGCCGATGCAGCGAAGGTTGGACAGGGGTGCGGCACTGGGACATCCCGGGGCTGGGTGGGGACCCAAGACTCAgggggctgcagctggggtggCCCTGGTCACAGCACAGGGCACAGCAGCCAGGGGCAATGGCCTTAACAGGGTTAATTCAGGTGCTGTAATTAGATGGGGGAGAAGGAAATGGTGGGGTGTTGGGGTCAGGCAGGCTGAGCACCACCAGCCTCAGCAAGGGGGGCAGCTGCTAACCCTCGAAGCAGTGTCAGTCGTCACCCAAAACAGCCCCACTCGTGACCCAAGCAGCCCTAGATGTCACCTAGAGCAGCCCCATTGGTGACCCAGATCAGCCCCACTGGTAACCCAAAGCAGCCCCAGTGGAGCTGGTGTCCCCCGCGATGGCACATGGCGTCACGGCAGCATATGGCTTCACcccggctgagggagctggggtgggtggggtGGTGACGGCTGCTCATGCCAGGGCTTGCCAGGCTCTCGCGTGCGCCTCCAGGTTTTACACCCAGTCACGGGATGAGTCTGGTGTCCCCTGGTGCTGTGGCAGCACCGAAACCCCACCAGGAGGCACAGAAACTCCTGGGAACAGACTCATGTCCTCTGCCTTCCCCCACCCTCACCATCAGCACCCTGTCagccaccccacagccaggcagGCTCCAGCAGGATGTGGTCCCCAAGTCAGTGGAAGAGCATTCAGTGAAGGGACTGAATCGTGCCCGGAGCCTCCCAGGCTCTTCCTGGTGTCCCCGCTTTTGACACCAGCAGCTCAGAGGGGAGTGACACTGTCCTGTGGATCCAGGGCTCCTGATGGCAGGAGGGAGACCCTGGTCCTGGGGACCTTCCTGGCTCCAGCCCTGGTGGCGCTGCTCCTGGCAGGGTGATAGGGGGCTCAGGCCTGGGGAGTTGATGGAGGGACTGAAGGGACACtccctccagagctgcagggctggaaaAGGCTCGTTTTTTAATGGAAGCAGAGAGCATCCCACTCCCACAAGATTCTGAAGAGCAGCTCCTTGCAGAGACGGTGGGCTACttggctggtgctggtgggcTGTGGGCTCCCACGAGGGATGCAGGTGCCTGCTGGGGTGTCCTGGTAGCTACCAGTGCAGGGACGGGCTCAGCGGGCTTTCAGGGTCACCT
Encoded here:
- the LOC102096443 gene encoding deoxyribonuclease-1-like 2 isoform X1 produces the protein MSQCRTPVQPSLHRQWGACAGPTLSPCGVVVSQCRKGAQSCAKPPRGCPTHPALPAPPPGIKPLALLLGRQRCCVLGKILHRYDMVLVQEVRDADLSAVTQLMEQLNSVSTSPYDYEISGPLGRENYKERYLFIYRTDVVSVVDTYQYEDPQDVFSREPFILRVSVPSTKVEEFVLVPLHSAPRDAVTEIDALYDVYLAIVSKWGTDNIMFLGDFNADCSYVQPSDWSKVRLRTSDVFKWLLPDGTDTTVGRSDCAYDRIVVCGAKLKRSIVPNSAAVYNFQRALQLEQEEALAVSDHYPVEVKLTA
- the LOC102096443 gene encoding deoxyribonuclease-1-like 2 isoform X2, with the translated sequence MGTMVLALCLLTVALPCLATAALRVGAFNIQAFGDTKMSNEGVAGIIISILHRYDMVLVQEVRDADLSAVTQLMEQLNSVSTSPYDYEISGPLGRENYKERYLFIYRTDVVSVVDTYQYEDPQDVFSREPFILRVSVPSTKVEEFVLVPLHSAPRDAVTEIDALYDVYLAIVSKWGTDNIMFLGDFNADCSYVQPSDWSKVRLRTSDVFKWLLPDGTDTTVGRSDCAYDRIVVCGAKLKRSIVPNSAAVYNFQRALQLEQEEALAVSDHYPVEVKLTA